In a single window of the Rhizobiaceae bacterium genome:
- the truB gene encoding tRNA pseudouridine(55) synthase TruB has translation MARRGKKKGRPVSGWVILDKPVGMGSTEAVSKIKWLFNADKAGHAGTLDPLASGMLPIALGEATKTVPYVQDGAKVYRFTVAWGEERITDDLEGEVAKASDARPTESDIRALMPNYTGVIMQTPPQFSAIKIAGERAYDLARSGETVEIPAREVEIDRFDLIEHSGDRTMFEIECGKGTYVRSLARDLGRDLGCFGHIATLRRTEVDPFTQDDFVTVEELEMARGGDGEAPDFAALDDLLVDTGAALECLPRVDISDDAAGKIRLGNPIVIRGRDAPLEAEEACAMARGRLVAIGAIEAGMFKPKRVFAG, from the coding sequence ATGGCGCGACGCGGCAAGAAAAAGGGCAGGCCGGTCTCCGGCTGGGTAATTCTGGACAAGCCCGTGGGCATGGGCTCGACGGAAGCCGTTTCGAAGATCAAATGGCTGTTCAATGCGGATAAGGCCGGCCATGCGGGCACGCTCGATCCGCTCGCCTCCGGCATGCTGCCGATTGCGCTCGGGGAGGCCACCAAGACGGTTCCCTATGTGCAGGACGGCGCCAAGGTCTACCGCTTCACCGTTGCATGGGGCGAAGAACGGATTACGGACGATCTGGAAGGCGAAGTCGCGAAAGCCTCGGACGCGAGGCCAACCGAGAGCGACATACGCGCGCTCATGCCGAACTATACCGGGGTGATCATGCAGACGCCGCCGCAATTTTCGGCCATAAAAATTGCCGGCGAGCGCGCCTACGATCTCGCGCGCAGCGGGGAGACTGTGGAAATTCCCGCCCGCGAAGTCGAGATCGACCGTTTCGACCTGATCGAGCATTCCGGAGATCGGACCATGTTCGAGATTGAGTGCGGCAAGGGCACCTATGTGCGATCGCTGGCGCGCGACCTTGGACGCGATCTCGGCTGCTTTGGTCACATTGCAACCCTACGCCGGACTGAGGTCGATCCGTTTACACAGGATGATTTCGTCACCGTCGAGGAACTTGAAATGGCGCGCGGCGGCGATGGCGAGGCGCCCGATTTCGCGGCCTTGGACGACCTGCTGGTCGACACCGGCGCAGCGCTCGAATGCCTGCCGCGTGTCGATATTTCGGACGACGCCGCAGGCAAGATAAGGCTCGGGAACCCTATCGTGATCCGTGGGCGCGATGCGCCGCTCGAAGCAGAAGAGGCATGCGCCATGGCACGCGGCAGGCTGGTCGCCATCGGCGCAATCGAGGCGGGCATGTTCAAGCCGAAGAGAGTGTTCGCGGGTTAG
- a CDS encoding RNA-binding protein, whose protein sequence is MNDRTCIVTRQNADPDRLIRFVAAPDSTVVPDLKRNLPGRGCWVTADREHIEKAVASKKLFARALRKGVHVPKDLADQVDRLLARSALGALGLARKAGKVALGAAKVENAVRSGTAALVLHAFEAADDGVRKITQARRATVHLGGPHIAAYKLFAEPEMGLALGSTNVIHAAVLAGDAGTAAVKRVEALDRYRGGSPEVLAIGAAVAPNDGAAEDME, encoded by the coding sequence ATGAACGATCGCACCTGCATCGTCACCCGCCAGAACGCGGACCCGGATCGGCTGATCCGGTTCGTGGCCGCTCCTGATTCGACCGTCGTTCCCGACCTGAAGCGCAATCTCCCGGGGCGTGGCTGCTGGGTCACCGCAGACCGGGAGCATATCGAAAAGGCCGTCGCTTCGAAGAAGCTGTTCGCCCGCGCGCTTCGCAAGGGCGTTCATGTCCCAAAGGATCTCGCCGATCAGGTGGACAGGCTGCTTGCCAGGTCCGCGCTCGGCGCTCTCGGCCTGGCGCGCAAGGCGGGGAAGGTTGCCCTCGGTGCGGCAAAGGTGGAAAATGCCGTGCGATCCGGCACGGCGGCCCTTGTGCTGCACGCGTTCGAAGCAGCGGACGATGGCGTCCGGAAAATCACGCAGGCAAGGCGGGCGACCGTCCATCTCGGCGGCCCTCATATCGCCGCCTATAAACTTTTCGCCGAGCCCGAAATGGGTTTGGCATTGGGCAGTACAAATGTGATACATGCTGCGGTCCTCGCGGGTGACGCGGGAACAGCGGCCGTGAAGCGCGTTGAAGCGCTCGACCGGTATCGGGGCGGATCCCCGGAAGTTCTGGCAATAGGTGCGGCAGTTGCTCCGAACGATGGCGCCGCAGAGGATATGGAATGA
- the rbfA gene encoding 30S ribosome-binding factor RbfA produces the protein MSRFSSSGPSQRQLRVGEQVRHALSEMLQRGEIRDDLIERTVISVSEVRMSPDLKIATAFVAPLGAGDDVAVVDALNRNARFIRGRMSPALRQMKYMPEFRFRLDTSYDNMARIDELLRSPEVKRDLDDEDKD, from the coding sequence ATGTCCAGGTTTTCATCTTCCGGGCCTTCGCAGCGCCAGCTTCGGGTTGGCGAGCAGGTTCGCCACGCACTTTCGGAAATGCTCCAGCGGGGCGAGATTCGCGACGACCTGATCGAGCGGACCGTGATCTCCGTTTCGGAGGTCCGCATGTCTCCCGATCTGAAGATCGCGACCGCCTTCGTTGCTCCGCTGGGTGCGGGTGATGACGTGGCCGTCGTGGATGCGCTGAACCGCAATGCACGGTTCATTCGCGGACGCATGTCTCCGGCGCTCCGTCAGATGAAATACATGCCGGAATTCCGGTTCCGGCTCGACACGAGCTACGACAACATGGCCAGGATCGACGAACTGCTGCGTTCGCCGGAAGTGAAGCGCGACCTGGACGACGAGGACAAGGACTGA
- the pnp gene encoding polyribonucleotide nucleotidyltransferase, which produces MFNQHKVEIEWGGRPLILETGKIARQADGAVLATYGETVVLATVVSAKDPKPGVDFFPLTVNYQEKTFAAGKIPGGYFKREGRPSERETLVSRLIDRPIRPLFADGYKNDTQVIVTVVQHDLENDPDILSIVATSAALTLSGAPFMGPIGGARVGYINGEYVLNPHLDEMEESKLDLVVAGTSDAVLMVESEAQELPEDIMLGAVMFGHKGFQPVIDAIIKLAEVAAKDPRDFSSPSFGDLEKEMLGLIEGELREAYKNTVKQVRYDAVDAAKAKVKAHFLPEGEEAPKYSADQVAAVFKELQAKIVRWNILDTGARIDGRDLKTVRPIVAEVGVLPRTHGSALFTRGETQALVVATLGTGEDEQYIDSLTGTQKETFLLHYNFPPYSVGETGRMGSPGRREIGHGKLAWRAVHPMLPGAEQFPYTLRVVSEITESNGSSSMATVCGTSLALMDAGVPLAQPVAGIAMGLIKEGERFAVLSDILGDEDHLGDMDFKVAGTANGVTSLQMDIKIDGITEEIMKVALGQAKDGRLHILGEMAKAISEGRKELGEFAPRIEVMQIPTDKIRDVIGSGGKVIREIVEKTGAKINIEDDGTVKIASSNAKEIEAAKKWIHTIVAEPEVGEIYEGTVVKTADFGAFVNFFGPRDGLVHISQLASERVQKTTDVVKEGDKVWVKLMGFDERGKVRLSMKVVDQTTGKEIVREKKEEEDAA; this is translated from the coding sequence ATGTTTAATCAACACAAAGTCGAAATCGAATGGGGTGGGCGTCCGCTCATCCTCGAAACCGGCAAGATCGCCCGCCAGGCTGACGGCGCGGTGCTCGCCACCTACGGCGAAACCGTCGTCCTTGCCACGGTCGTATCGGCCAAGGACCCGAAGCCGGGCGTCGATTTCTTCCCGCTTACCGTCAACTATCAGGAAAAGACCTTCGCGGCGGGCAAGATCCCCGGCGGCTATTTCAAGCGCGAAGGCCGTCCCTCGGAGCGCGAGACACTCGTGTCGCGCCTGATCGACCGTCCAATCCGCCCGCTCTTCGCCGACGGCTACAAGAACGACACTCAGGTCATCGTCACAGTCGTCCAGCACGATCTTGAAAACGATCCGGACATCCTTTCCATCGTCGCGACCTCCGCGGCGCTGACGCTTTCCGGTGCGCCCTTCATGGGTCCGATCGGCGGCGCGCGCGTCGGCTACATTAACGGCGAATATGTGCTCAATCCGCATCTCGACGAGATGGAAGAATCGAAGCTAGACCTCGTCGTTGCCGGCACATCCGATGCGGTGCTGATGGTCGAGTCCGAAGCGCAGGAACTGCCGGAAGACATCATGCTCGGCGCGGTGATGTTCGGCCACAAGGGCTTCCAGCCTGTGATCGACGCGATCATCAAGCTGGCCGAAGTCGCGGCGAAGGACCCGCGTGATTTTTCGTCGCCCTCGTTCGGGGACCTCGAGAAGGAAATGCTCGGGCTGATCGAAGGCGAACTTCGCGAAGCCTACAAGAACACCGTGAAGCAGGTCCGCTACGACGCGGTCGATGCGGCGAAGGCGAAGGTCAAGGCGCATTTCCTGCCGGAGGGCGAGGAAGCGCCGAAATACTCCGCCGATCAGGTCGCGGCCGTGTTCAAGGAGTTGCAGGCCAAGATCGTGCGCTGGAACATCCTCGATACCGGCGCGCGCATCGATGGCCGCGACCTCAAGACGGTGCGCCCCATCGTTGCGGAAGTGGGCGTCCTGCCCCGCACGCACGGCTCGGCGCTGTTCACGCGCGGTGAAACGCAGGCGCTGGTCGTTGCCACGCTCGGCACCGGCGAGGACGAGCAATATATCGACTCGCTGACCGGCACGCAGAAGGAAACCTTCCTGCTGCACTACAATTTCCCCCCCTATTCGGTCGGTGAGACGGGCCGCATGGGTTCGCCCGGTCGCCGCGAAATCGGCCACGGCAAGCTCGCATGGCGCGCCGTCCATCCGATGCTGCCGGGTGCGGAACAATTCCCCTACACGCTGCGCGTCGTTTCCGAGATCACCGAGTCCAACGGCTCGTCTTCGATGGCAACGGTCTGCGGCACATCGCTGGCGCTGATGGATGCGGGCGTTCCGCTTGCGCAGCCGGTGGCGGGCATCGCCATGGGGCTGATCAAGGAAGGCGAGCGCTTCGCGGTCCTGTCCGACATTCTGGGCGACGAGGACCACCTCGGCGACATGGACTTCAAGGTCGCCGGCACCGCCAATGGCGTGACTTCGCTCCAGATGGACATCAAGATCGACGGGATCACCGAAGAGATCATGAAGGTTGCGCTGGGTCAGGCGAAGGACGGCAGGCTGCACATTCTCGGCGAGATGGCGAAGGCCATTTCCGAGGGCCGCAAGGAACTCGGCGAGTTCGCGCCCCGCATTGAGGTGATGCAGATTCCGACCGACAAGATCCGCGACGTGATCGGTTCGGGCGGCAAGGTCATCCGCGAAATCGTGGAAAAGACCGGCGCCAAGATCAACATCGAGGATGACGGCACCGTGAAGATCGCTTCGTCCAACGCCAAGGAAATCGAGGCGGCGAAGAAGTGGATCCACACCATCGTGGCGGAGCCGGAAGTCGGCGAGATCTACGAGGGAACGGTCGTTAAAACCGCTGATTTCGGTGCCTTCGTGAATTTCTTCGGACCTCGCGACGGCCTCGTGCATATCTCGCAGCTCGCCAGCGAGCGCGTGCAGAAGACCACCGATGTCGTCAAGGAAGGCGACAAGGTCTGGGTCAAGCTGATGGGCTTCGACGAGCGCGGCAAGGTGCGCCTGTCCATGAAGGTCGTCGATCAGACGACCGGCAAGGAAATCGTCCGCGAGAAGAAAGAGGAAGAGGACGCCGCATAA
- the nusA gene encoding transcription termination factor NusA, producing MVVSANRLELLQIADAVAREKSIDKSIVIDAMADAIQKAARSRYGQETNIRADINHQTGEMKLQRLMEVVEAVEEPARQISVKDARLRNPDAQAGDYIAEQLPPMDFGRIAAQSAKQVIVQKVREAERDRQYDEYKDRIGEIVNGTVKRVEYGNVIVDLGRGEAIIRRDELIPRENYKYGDRVRAYVYDVRREQRGPQIFLSRTHPQFMAKLFTMEVPEIYDGIIEIKSVARDPGSRAKIAVTSRDSSIDPVGACVGMRGSRVQAVVAELQGEKIDIIPWSPSVASFIVNALQPAEVAKVVLDEEAERIEVVVADDQLSLAIGRRGQNVRLASQLTGWDIDILTEQEESERRQKEFSERSNLFMDALNVDEIVGQVLASEGFSSVEEVAYVDADEISSIDGFDEDTASEIQTRAREYLERVEAEQDEKRRKLGVQDELREIPGITTAMLVTLGEDGVKTIEDFAGYAVDDLVGWKERKDGETKQFPGVFASHQVSRAEAEQMVLAARLKAGWITEDQLAAEQEAAEEAADA from the coding sequence ATGGTCGTCAGTGCCAACCGGCTTGAGCTGTTGCAGATCGCGGATGCGGTCGCGCGCGAGAAGTCTATCGACAAATCCATCGTCATCGACGCAATGGCCGATGCCATCCAGAAGGCCGCACGTTCGCGCTATGGCCAGGAGACGAATATTCGCGCCGACATCAACCACCAGACCGGCGAAATGAAGCTCCAGCGGTTGATGGAAGTCGTGGAAGCGGTCGAGGAGCCCGCGCGCCAGATTTCGGTGAAGGATGCGCGCCTGCGCAACCCCGACGCGCAGGCGGGCGACTACATCGCCGAGCAACTTCCGCCGATGGATTTCGGCCGCATCGCGGCGCAGTCCGCGAAGCAGGTGATCGTCCAGAAGGTGCGCGAGGCCGAGCGCGACCGGCAGTATGATGAGTACAAGGACCGCATCGGCGAAATCGTCAACGGGACGGTCAAGCGCGTGGAATACGGCAATGTGATCGTGGACCTTGGGCGTGGCGAGGCGATCATCCGCCGCGACGAACTGATCCCCCGCGAGAACTATAAATATGGCGACCGCGTGCGCGCCTATGTCTATGACGTGCGCCGCGAGCAGCGCGGGCCGCAGATCTTCCTGTCGCGGACCCATCCACAGTTCATGGCCAAGCTGTTCACGATGGAAGTGCCGGAAATCTACGACGGCATCATCGAGATCAAGTCGGTCGCCCGCGATCCGGGCTCGCGCGCCAAGATCGCCGTGACGTCGCGGGATTCATCCATCGACCCGGTCGGCGCCTGCGTCGGTATGCGCGGCTCGCGCGTGCAGGCGGTGGTTGCCGAATTGCAGGGCGAGAAGATTGACATCATTCCGTGGTCGCCTTCCGTTGCGTCCTTCATCGTCAACGCCCTCCAGCCGGCGGAAGTCGCGAAGGTCGTGCTGGACGAGGAGGCCGAGCGCATCGAGGTCGTCGTCGCGGACGACCAGCTTTCGCTGGCGATCGGCAGGCGCGGCCAGAACGTGCGGCTTGCCTCGCAGTTGACCGGCTGGGACATCGACATCCTGACCGAGCAGGAAGAATCCGAACGCCGCCAGAAGGAATTTTCCGAGCGCTCGAATCTCTTCATGGATGCCCTCAACGTCGATGAGATCGTCGGTCAGGTGCTGGCTTCCGAAGGCTTTTCGAGCGTCGAGGAAGTCGCCTATGTCGACGCCGACGAGATTTCGTCCATCGACGGGTTCGATGAGGACACCGCGAGCGAGATACAGACCCGCGCCCGCGAATATCTTGAGCGGGTGGAAGCCGAGCAGGACGAAAAGCGCCGCAAGCTGGGCGTGCAGGACGAACTGCGCGAAATTCCCGGAATCACCACCGCCATGCTGGTGACGCTCGGCGAGGATGGCGTGAAGACGATCGAGGATTTCGCCGGCTATGCAGTCGACGATCTCGTGGGCTGGAAGGAACGCAAGGACGGCGAGACCAAGCAGTTTCCCGGCGTGTTCGCTTCCCACCAGGTATCGCGCGCGGAAGCTGAACAGATGGTGCTTGCGGCCCGGCTGAAAGCCGGCTGGATCACCGAAGATCAACTCGCGGCCGAGCAAGAGGCCGCCGAAGAAGCCGCCGACGCATAA
- the infB gene encoding translation initiation factor IF-2 translates to MSDTKSGDDKTLHVNTKKTLTLKRPGIEQSTVRQNFSHGRTKSVVVETKRKFVKPGERPEPVQVFKPKPAPQPQPPQQQQPAPVAKPQPAPAAPVAVVLNELSNSEIEARRRALEGSQAREAEDRRRAAEVAQRRAEDEDRRRKEREDSARRQAEEEARIKTEAEARRRAEEDARRRTPQADATSGEDEEEGTASAPKRGTAAPRGLPPRRGAVAPEPARPARTKGEADRRQGRLTVTSALSSEDGEGSRGRSLAAARRRQEKFKRAMQQEPREKISREVTLPETITIQELAGRMSERSVDVIKFFMKQGQIMKPGDVIDADTAELIAAEFGHTVKRVAESDVEEGLFNLPDAPEDLKTRPPVVTIMGHVDHGKTSLLDAIRNANVVSGEAGGITQHIGAYQVEKNGQRITFIDTPGHAAFTAMRARGAQVTDIAILVVAADDSVMPQTIESISHAKAAGVPIIVAINKIDKPSADAQKVRTQLLQHEVFVESMGGETLDVEVSAKTGAGLDKLLEAVLLQAEILDLKANPDRTAEGVVIEAKLDKGRGPVATVLVQTGTLMPGDIIVAGNEWGRVRAVVNDRGEHLEEAPPSMPVEVLGLQGTPHAGDRFATVENEARAREIAAYRQRLARDKAVAKHVGQRGSLEQMMSQLQASGLKEFPLVIKGDVQGSIEAIATALEKLGTDEVRARIVHSGAGGITETDVSLAETSGAAIIGFNVRANTQARQAAEQAGIEIRYYNIIYNLVDDVKQAMSGLLSPERRETFLGNAEILEVFHITKVGKVAGCRVTEGKVERGAGVRLIRDNVVIHEGTLKTLKRFKDEVPEVPGGQECGMAFQNYEDIRQGDIIECFRVEMVTRSL, encoded by the coding sequence ATGAGTGATACGAAATCCGGTGACGACAAGACGTTGCACGTCAACACCAAGAAGACGCTCACGCTGAAGCGTCCGGGAATCGAGCAGAGCACCGTGCGGCAGAATTTCTCGCATGGCCGCACGAAATCGGTCGTCGTCGAAACCAAGCGCAAATTCGTCAAGCCGGGAGAGCGGCCCGAGCCCGTGCAGGTTTTCAAGCCCAAACCTGCGCCGCAGCCGCAGCCGCCCCAGCAACAGCAGCCTGCCCCGGTCGCAAAGCCGCAACCCGCACCCGCGGCTCCGGTTGCTGTCGTGCTGAACGAACTCTCGAATAGCGAGATCGAGGCCCGCCGCCGCGCGCTCGAAGGGTCCCAGGCCCGCGAGGCCGAGGATCGCCGCCGGGCCGCCGAGGTCGCGCAGCGACGCGCCGAGGATGAAGACCGCCGCCGCAAGGAGCGTGAGGATTCCGCGCGCCGCCAGGCCGAGGAAGAAGCACGGATCAAGACGGAGGCCGAGGCCCGCCGCCGCGCCGAGGAAGATGCGCGCCGTCGCACGCCGCAGGCCGACGCAACATCCGGCGAGGATGAAGAAGAGGGGACCGCTTCCGCGCCAAAGCGCGGCACCGCCGCACCGCGCGGCCTGCCGCCGCGTCGTGGCGCGGTAGCCCCCGAGCCGGCGCGCCCCGCCCGCACAAAGGGTGAGGCCGACCGCCGGCAGGGACGCTTGACCGTCACCTCGGCTCTGTCGTCCGAAGACGGCGAGGGCAGCCGAGGACGTTCGCTGGCTGCGGCGCGCCGCCGTCAGGAGAAGTTCAAGCGCGCCATGCAGCAGGAGCCGCGCGAGAAGATTTCGCGCGAGGTCACGCTGCCGGAAACGATCACGATTCAGGAGCTTGCCGGCCGCATGTCGGAACGCTCGGTCGACGTGATCAAGTTCTTCATGAAGCAGGGCCAGATCATGAAGCCGGGCGACGTCATCGACGCCGATACGGCTGAACTCATAGCGGCGGAATTCGGGCACACGGTCAAGCGCGTGGCGGAATCCGACGTCGAAGAGGGCCTCTTCAACCTGCCGGACGCTCCGGAAGACCTCAAGACGCGGCCGCCGGTTGTCACAATCATGGGCCATGTCGATCACGGCAAGACCTCGCTGCTCGACGCGATCCGCAACGCCAATGTCGTGTCCGGCGAGGCCGGAGGCATCACGCAGCACATCGGCGCCTATCAGGTCGAGAAGAACGGCCAGCGGATCACCTTCATCGACACGCCCGGTCACGCCGCCTTCACGGCGATGCGTGCACGCGGCGCGCAGGTCACTGACATCGCAATCCTTGTCGTCGCTGCCGACGATTCGGTGATGCCGCAGACGATCGAGTCGATCAGCCACGCAAAAGCTGCCGGAGTCCCGATCATTGTGGCGATCAACAAGATCGACAAGCCGTCGGCGGATGCGCAGAAAGTGCGCACCCAATTGCTCCAGCATGAGGTGTTCGTGGAATCAATGGGCGGCGAGACGCTGGACGTCGAAGTGTCCGCCAAGACCGGCGCGGGGCTGGACAAGCTGCTCGAGGCGGTTCTGCTCCAGGCCGAGATCCTCGACCTCAAGGCGAACCCGGACCGCACCGCCGAAGGCGTGGTGATCGAAGCCAAGCTCGACAAGGGCCGCGGCCCGGTCGCAACCGTGCTGGTGCAGACCGGAACGCTGATGCCCGGCGACATCATCGTTGCCGGCAATGAATGGGGTCGCGTGCGCGCGGTGGTCAACGATCGCGGCGAGCATCTTGAGGAAGCGCCGCCCTCGATGCCTGTCGAGGTTCTGGGCCTGCAAGGCACGCCGCACGCAGGCGACCGTTTCGCGACCGTCGAGAACGAGGCGCGGGCACGAGAGATCGCAGCCTATCGCCAGCGTCTGGCGCGCGACAAGGCGGTCGCCAAGCATGTCGGACAGCGCGGCTCGCTCGAACAGATGATGTCGCAATTGCAGGCAAGCGGGCTGAAGGAGTTTCCGCTGGTCATCAAGGGCGACGTGCAGGGGTCCATCGAGGCCATCGCCACGGCGCTGGAAAAGCTCGGCACCGACGAGGTCCGCGCGCGCATCGTTCATTCCGGTGCGGGAGGCATCACCGAAACTGATGTCTCTCTGGCCGAAACGTCGGGCGCGGCGATCATCGGGTTCAATGTGCGCGCCAACACACAGGCGCGTCAGGCCGCCGAGCAGGCAGGCATTGAAATCCGCTACTACAACATCATCTACAACCTTGTGGACGATGTGAAGCAGGCCATGTCGGGTCTGCTTTCGCCGGAACGCCGCGAAACCTTCCTAGGCAATGCGGAAATCCTCGAGGTCTTCCACATCACCAAGGTCGGCAAGGTTGCGGGCTGCCGCGTCACCGAAGGCAAGGTGGAGCGCGGCGCGGGCGTTCGCCTGATCCGCGACAATGTGGTCATCCATGAGGGCACGTTGAAGACCCTCAAGCGCTTCAAGGACGAAGTGCCGGAAGTGCCCGGCGGTCAGGAATGCGGCATGGCGTTCCAGAACTACGAGGACATCCGGCAGGGCGATATCATCGAGTGCTTCCGCGTCGAGATGGTGACGCGCTCCCTGTAA
- the rimP gene encoding ribosome maturation factor RimP, whose product MNDSVADIAGDDRIIRESGIDARIAAIVGPVLRGIGFRLVRVRLFGQNGLTLQIMAEREDGTMTVEDCEEASRALSPALDVEDPIEKAYHLEISSPGIDRPLVRKSDFTAWAGHVVKMETSSLVAERKRFRGRIAAVGEDGVTIERDQASYGDAPTVVVPFEAIAEARLVLTDDLIRDALKADKKARQEAKKHRGEPAQETAQEE is encoded by the coding sequence TCGCATCATCCGCGAAAGCGGCATCGATGCGCGTATTGCCGCGATTGTCGGTCCGGTCCTGCGCGGTATCGGCTTCAGGCTGGTGCGGGTGCGACTGTTCGGGCAGAACGGTCTGACGCTCCAGATCATGGCGGAGCGCGAAGACGGCACGATGACTGTCGAGGATTGCGAGGAAGCAAGCCGCGCGCTTTCCCCCGCGCTCGATGTCGAGGACCCCATCGAGAAGGCTTACCACCTTGAAATATCTTCGCCCGGCATCGACAGGCCGCTGGTGCGCAAGTCGGATTTTACCGCCTGGGCCGGCCATGTCGTGAAGATGGAAACATCGTCGCTGGTGGCCGAGCGCAAGCGCTTTCGCGGCCGCATCGCAGCTGTAGGCGAAGACGGCGTGACCATCGAGCGTGACCAGGCAAGCTACGGCGACGCGCCCACCGTTGTCGTGCCATTCGAGGCGATTGCCGAGGCGCGGCTGGTTCTGACGGACGATCTGATCCGCGATGCCCTGAAGGCCGACAAGAAGGCAAGGCAGGAAGCGAAGAAGCACCGTGGTGAACCCGCACAGGAAACCGCGCAGGAAGAATGA
- a CDS encoding class I SAM-dependent methyltransferase codes for MSRETVQTLFHPFGIGELDMPAGGASCIVLGAGRDFAIPGGFDIDPIFVQGFRPDFLALQRRGLHVAPEAAGEGFALALIVAGKHRGQNERRLADAIRRVVPGGLVVLAGGRTEGIASLRKRLEKVMPFGGHLSKSHGVVFWLWRGPQADEWAEALVLEQTNAPLVEGRFETAPGMFSHDRVDHGSRLLAGTLSHGIGGMVADFCAGWGYLSVVLAEYATPRRIDLYEADHASLEAARRNLARLAPDMDARFHWSDLAAEKVERIYDAIVMNPPFHEARAADPALGQSMIRAAANALKPRGRLLMVANRGLPYEALLKTQFASCETVSEDKGFRVYSAIR; via the coding sequence GTGAGCCGGGAAACCGTCCAGACACTTTTTCATCCGTTCGGCATCGGCGAACTCGACATGCCTGCGGGCGGCGCGTCCTGCATCGTGCTCGGCGCTGGCCGCGACTTCGCCATTCCGGGCGGCTTCGACATTGACCCGATATTCGTGCAGGGGTTTCGTCCGGACTTCCTGGCGCTGCAACGGCGAGGCCTCCATGTCGCGCCGGAAGCTGCCGGCGAGGGATTTGCGCTCGCGCTCATCGTTGCGGGAAAACATCGCGGCCAGAACGAGCGTCGGCTGGCGGACGCGATCCGGCGCGTCGTGCCCGGCGGATTGGTCGTTCTGGCGGGCGGCAGGACCGAAGGGATCGCAAGCCTGCGCAAGAGATTGGAAAAGGTGATGCCGTTCGGCGGCCATCTGTCGAAAAGCCACGGCGTCGTTTTCTGGCTCTGGCGAGGGCCGCAAGCCGACGAATGGGCAGAAGCCCTTGTGCTGGAACAGACGAATGCACCGCTCGTCGAAGGTCGGTTCGAGACGGCCCCGGGCATGTTTTCACATGATCGGGTCGATCACGGGTCCCGCCTTCTGGCCGGGACGCTGTCGCATGGCATCGGCGGCATGGTCGCGGATTTCTGCGCCGGTTGGGGCTATCTGTCCGTGGTGCTTGCCGAATACGCGACGCCGAGGCGCATCGATCTCTATGAGGCCGACCATGCCTCGCTGGAAGCTGCCCGGCGCAACTTGGCGCGGCTTGCACCCGATATGGATGCACGATTCCATTGGAGCGACCTTGCGGCCGAGAAGGTAGAGCGCATCTACGACGCAATCGTGATGAACCCGCCGTTCCATGAGGCGCGCGCGGCGGACCCGGCGCTCGGACAAAGCATGATTCGCGCTGCCGCCAACGCGCTGAAGCCTCGCGGGCGGCTGCTGATGGTCGCAAATCGAGGATTGCCCTACGAAGCGCTTCTCAAGACCCAGTTCGCGTCCTGCGAAACGGTCTCGGAGGACAAGGGCTTTCGCGTCTATTCGGCGATTCGCTAA
- the rpsO gene encoding 30S ribosomal protein S15, with the protein MSITAERKQEILKEFATAMGDTGSPEVQVAILSERIKNLTEHFKGHVKDNHSRRGLLALVSQRRSLLDYLKRKDDARYQALIEKLGLRR; encoded by the coding sequence ATGTCGATCACTGCTGAACGCAAGCAGGAAATCCTGAAAGAATTCGCCACAGCCATGGGCGACACCGGCTCGCCGGAAGTCCAGGTCGCGATTCTTTCGGAGCGCATCAAGAATCTGACCGAGCATTTCAAGGGTCACGTGAAGGACAATCATTCCCGTCGCGGCCTTCTCGCCCTCGTGTCGCAGCGCCGCTCTCTTCTCGACTATCTGAAGAGGAAAGACGACGCGCGCTATCAGGCGTTGATCGAAAAGCTCGGCTTGCGCCGCTAA